In Hymenobacter volaticus, the genomic window TTGCCAAGGGGTTTGGCTAACATAATTCGGAGTATTCAGCCGACAATAGGTGCGGGCAGACTGCCTATAACAACGATGATGGTCTAAAAGTCTCAGCTTAACTGAAGTTCTACGTGGAGCACTGAGATTGTGCGGCTTACGTGATGAAATCGAAAGAAATGGCGCCGTTATTGCATTGTATAGCTTAGAAACTTTTCCTTTCTGAAGTCATGAAACTCCTCATAAAATCAAGCTTGCTTTTACTGCTAGGGCTACTGCTACAAAGCGGCGCTGCTCAAGCACAGGTGCGGGTGAGCGTCAACGTAGGACCGCCTGCTTGGGGCCCAGCTGTTGGCTCCGGTGTAGAATACTATTACATCCCGGAAATTGACGGCTACTACGACTTGTATACGCAGCAGTACGTGTACCTCGATCCGTATGGCTATTGGGTTAGCACGCCCTATTTGCCTTCATACTACGCCAGCTACGACCCTCGTTTTTTCCACCCCGTTGTAATCAATTATGTGGGCCGCCAGCCGTGGGGCTATATCCGCGACCACCGGGCGTACTGTAATCAGCGGGGTTGGCAACTGGGCCGCTACTACGGCAACAACGGCTACTATGGCAACGGTCGTCGGGGCAGTTATGCGCCAGCACCAAGCTACCGCCAGGCTCCGGGCCGTTACGACAGCTCGCCCTACAACAACCGCGGCTATGCTCGCAGCAACGACTTCGAGCCTAGCAACCGCGGCAACTACAGCCACGACGATCGTCATGACCGTGACAACTACCGCCGTGACGAGCGAAGCAACTGGGACAACCGAAATAATGCTGGCCGCAACAACCGTGGCTTCGAAGGAAGCCGCGACGAGCGAAGCGTTCCTATTAGCCGAGGCCGGGGCCGATAAGGTCACTTTTTAAGCAATTTTGGAAAGAGCGTCTTCAGTGTGAAGACGCTCTTTTTGTTATGCCCATCGCACCTAGTGGACTTCGAAAGGATAAGCAGGATGGCGCTGCCGTAAATTGGCCTCTTTCTTGCTTTTATTAAATAAGCTACGACAAAATCCTAATCTATTTCTCATGAAGACTATCCTAAAACTTGCTCTAGCGTTGTCGCTCACAGGCCTCTCCTTTTCCACACAGGCCCAAGGCCGCGGCAACGCTGTACGGCCTTCTTGGGGTCCGACTGTACCCGCCGGTAAGCAGTATTACTACATTCCAGAAGTCGGAGGCTACTACGACCTTAACGCCCAACGCTACGTGGTAAAGCGCGACAACCAATGGGTGCGCGTAGTGAACCTCGACGGCTATACGCCTTCCTCTTTCCACCCTGTCGTTATCGACTATGTAGGCGCACAGCCATGGGGTCAGATTAGCCAGCATCGTACCCTGTACCCCGTCAGTTTACCGCCCGGCCAAGTGAAACGCTTGCAGAGCGGCAAAGGGCTACCGCCCGGCCAAGCTAAAAAGCTAAGCGCTGCTCCAGGTGGAGTGTATGTAGTGGAGGGCAAGAACAAAGGCAACAATGGTCATGGCAAAGGCCACGGCAAACACTAAGCTTCTTCTGCGTACGTCAATAAAAGGCCGGACTCCATTATGGAGCCCGGCCTTTTTCGTGATGCCAACTGCTAAACCTGTATTTTCGAGCCAGCTTACAACGCCTATACCTTACACATTCAATGGTATTTAGTAGTACACTGTTCCTTTTTTATTTTCTGCCGGGCTTTTTGTTGCTTTATTTTCTTACTCCTGCTCGGTTCAAGAATATAGTAGCATTGGTGGCAAGTATTGCCTTCTATGCATGGGGAGGCCTCAATTTTTTGGCTCTATTTGTTGCCTCCGTTGTAGTCAATTTCTTCCTGATTCGGCTTATGGACAAAGCTGAAGGTTGGCAGAGACGCATCTATCTGACCATGAGCATCATCATTAATGTGGCGATGCTGTTTTACTTTAAGTACGCTAACTTCTTTCTGGAGAATTTCAGCGCTGTAAAAACGTCTCTAGGCGGGTCGGCACTGACATGGGAGAAGGTAGTGCTGCCGATCGGCATTTCCTTTTTCACTTTCGAAAAGCTCACCTACACCATTGACGTGTATCGCGGTGTGAATAAGCCTTTGCGCAGCTTCTGGGATTTCATGCTCTACATCATGCTATTCCCGAAGATGATTGCTGGCCCCATCGTGCGCTTCCACGAAATAGCCAGTCAACTTACTGACCGCCGAGCCTTCGATACCGTCGATCATAAGTTGGCGGGGTTGTTTCGCTTTGTTATTGGTTTGTCGAAGAAGGTACTTATTGCTAACGTGTTGGGCCAAGAAGCCGACCGTATTTTCGGGCTGAATCTAGAGGACGTGTCGGCACCTTTAGCGTGGCTGGGGCACTGGCGTATACCTTCCAGATATACTTCGACTTTTCAGGATACTCGGATATGGCTATTGGGTTAGGTCGAATTATGGGGTTCCAATTCCCAGAGAACTTCAACAATCCCTATGTATCGCGAAGTATCACTGAGTTTTGGCAGCGTTGGCACATCACGCTTGGTCGCTGGATGCGCGATTATCTGTATATCCCTTTGGGAGGTAACCGGGTGAAACCTAGCCGGCTTTATATCAACCTCTGGACCGTATTTATCCTCTCAGGGTTTTGGCACGGGGCGGCTTGGAACTTCATTGCATGGGGTGCTTTCCATGGTTTGTTTCTAGTGCTTGATCGGCTATTTCTACTGCGCATTTCCAAGCGTTTGGGCGCCTTCAGCATCGTTCCTACTTTTCTAGTTACAGTAGTAGGTTGGGTGCTATTCCGCGCCGAAACATTAACCGGAGCATTATCCTATGTGAAGCGCATGTTTAGCGGCGGTCTAGGAGAACTGCCTTACTTCAGTAACGAGTTCTGGATTACACTGGCGATAGCAATTCTTTTTGCCTTTATGGCTGCTTTGCCACGGGTGGAACGCTGGGAGGTGAGCATGCTGTTTGGCGAAAAGCTCAGCTTGCCCCGTGCAGCAAGCCTTACGCTAGCTACAGTGGCGTTGCTCATACTTAGTGCAGGCGCCATCATTGGCAATTCATTTAATCCATTTATCTATTTCCGCTTCTAGCGTGGCATCTTTATTTTCTCGCTTCGCAAAGCAGTTCTTCTTGGCAGTGCTGCTCGGGCTGTTAATCTTGCCTGCTGTGCAAGCTCGGTTTCCGTTATTCGAGATAGGGGAGCTAGGTGGGTATTTTGAGCGCGCACCCCATCCTGACTTTACTTGGCCCTCTTTGCTTGACAATAGCTACCAGCCAAATTTAGAAAGGTACGTGGAAGACCGGATTGGCTTCCGCGAACTGCTGATCCGCATTAGGAACCAGGCCGCTTATTCGTTGCTCAGAGTCAGCAAGGCCAATAAAGTGTTAGTTGGAGATGATGAAGTCTTGTTAGATGAAACGGCTATTAGAGCCTATCTGGGCCAAAACTTCAGGGGCGAGAATGTAATCCGAACCGATGTAGCCAAGTTCAAGGCAGTGCAGGACAGCTTAGCGCGACGAGGGGTTCTTTTGATTTTCGCTATTGCACCAGATAAAGCCAACTTTTATGCTGATAAATTCCCAACTTATTTCAAGCATTTGCCACGTGGAGAGAGCAACTATGTGGCTTATGCGAGAGAAATGAAATCTAGAGGTGTCAATGTCATTGACTTGGCACAAGCTTTTCGGCAGTGGAAAGACACAGCTTCGTATCCATTATTTCCACGCGGTGGCATTCACTGGAGTGGCTATGGCATCACGTTAGCAGCCGATACATTGTTCCGTTATATCGAGCAACGTGGGCATATCGATCTACCGGATTACTCCGTTGATCGGGTCGACATTAGTGATAAACTCCGGGATTCAGACAACGATGTAGCTCGTGCTATGAATTTGCTTTATGAGCCTACACCATATAACATGGCTTATCCTAATGTCGTATTCCAAGACCCTAAACCTGGACAAGAAAAGACTGACCTGTTGCTCGTTGCTGACAGCTTCGGCTGGGGTCTCATAGGCTTTTACCCTTATCTACCCAAGTTATTTAAGGAGGACTTTCAGTTCTGGTACTACAACCAGGCGGTGGCAAAAGGTAATCCGACGGAGCCAGGAGGTGCTCCGGTAGACCGACCAGTAGACCGCAAAACTGAGATGCTGAATCATCGTGTTATTATAGTTATGTACACGCAGCACAATCTGGGTGGTTTCGACGGGGGTTTTACTGCCGAAGCCTATAATTTACTATGCCCTTACAGTGCCGCTGATTCAAGCCGCATTCAAGCTATAAAGCAAGAACTAAAACAATCAGTGATAATTCAGGACCAACTTTGGGAAAAGGCAAATACGACCAATCAGAGCTATGACCAGTTACTTCATGAAATGGCTGTCTCGCAGTTCGAGTTAAGCAAATTACAGTAGACACTGTTGTATATGTATAAGCAAACCGCATTCGGGCAAGAAGAAAATCTGTAATAAATGTTGCTATCCTTAAGGTCTACATTACCCTTTCATTTGCCACCGAATGAGAGGTTCAGCAAAAAGGCAACTCAGCAAATATCATTTCTCGTACTAGGTTCGCACCCACTCCCACCGCTATGTCTACTTCCTATCAACCCATCAGTTGCTCTTTTTACGACGAGCTAGAGGCCCGTGCCACCACTGGCCAGACTTGTACCCTCACCTACCGCACCGAGCCTGATACGCCACCTAGCACCTATACTGGTACAATTCAAGACCTTTTCATTAAAGACAAAGTAGAGTACCTCCGCCTCGCCGATGGTTTTGAACTACGCTTGGATGCGCTAGTGGCCGTGGATGACAAAGAGCTACGGAACTATTGCTAACAGAAAAGGCGGCCTTAGGGCCGCCTTTTTTAATAAAGCAAGTCACACTTTTTAAAACTCGGCACTCTTCGGGAAGCGTGGGAAGGGAATAACGTCGCGGATGTTGGACATACCGGTAACAAAGAGAATGAGGCGCTCGAAGCCTAAGCCGAAGCCAGCGTGTGGCGCGGTGCCGTAGCGGCGGGTATCGAGGTACCACCACAGGTCTTCTTCAGGCACGTGCATTTCCCGCATCCGAGTGACAAGCTTCTGCAAGTCTTCCTCACGCTGCGAGCCACCAATGATTTCGCCGATGCCGGGGAAGAGGACGTCCATAGCTCGGACGGTGCGGCCATCGTCGTCCAGCTTCATATAGAACGCCTTGATTTCCTTAGGGTAGTTGGTTAGAATGACAGGCTTTTTGAAGTGCTTCTCCACCAGATACCGCTCGTGCTCTGACTGCAGATCGGTGCCCCAATCCACTGGAAACTCGAACTTTTGCTTAGCCGATTTCAGAATTTCAACGGCTTCGGTGTAGGTGAGGCGCTGGAACTCGTTGTCGACTACAAACTTCAGGCGGTTCAGCAGTTCCTTGTCGTACTGGTCGTTGAGGAATTGAAGGTCGTCGGCGCAGTGCTCTAGGGCGTAACGGACCAAGCTGCGGAGGAAGTCCTCGGCCAGGTCCATGTTGTCGTGCAGGTCGTTGAAGGCCACTTCGGGCTCGATCATCCAGAACTCGGCGAGGTGGCGGGCCGTGTTGGAATTTTCGGCGCGGAAGGTGGGGCCGAACGTATAGATCTTCCCTAGGGCCATAGCGGCCAACTCGCCTTCAAGCTGCCCCGATACCGTGAGGTTGGTGGCTTTGCCGAAAAAATCTTGCTTGTAGTCCACTTGGCCGGCTTCGTCAAGCGGCGGGTTTTGCTCGGGCAGCGTGGTTACGCGGAACATCTGGCCCGCACCTTCGGCATCGGAGCCGGTGATGATGGGCGTGTGGACGTAGAAATAGCCGTTGTCGTTGAAGTACTTATGGATGGCAAAGGCCATGGCGTGCCGGATGCGCAACACCGCCCCAAACGTGTTGGTGCGGGGGCGTAAGTGCGCTATTTCCCGCAGAGCTTCCAGGGAGATGCCTTTCTGGTCGCTGCCGCGCTTCTGCAAGGGATACTCCTCTGGGTTGGTAGTGCCAAGCACTTCGATTTCCGAAGCCTGAATTTCTACCGCCTGGCCTTTGCCCTGCGAAGCCACTAACTTACCACGCACAGCTAGGCAAGAACCAGTGGTTACTTCTTTCAAATTTTCCTCCGGGAATATCTCGGCATCGGCTACCACCTGAATAGTGTGGATGGTGGAGCCGTCGTTGAGGGCAATGAATTGCACGTATTTGTTGCCGCGGCGGGTGCGCACCCAGCCACGTACTAGCACTTCACGGTCCAGGTCGGTGCTGCGGAGCAGATCCTGTACGCTGGTCTTTCGGAGGTCGGACATTGAAACGTTACTTCTCGGGGTTGATACTCGGTATAGAATCGGTAAAGGTAGGACTTTTGAAAAGGCAGTGAAATCCTTCTAAAGAAGTAGCCTGCGAGTTCAATTAACTGGTCTGGGCATTCGTCTCATCCTAGTGGTAGTGTCTACTTCATTCAGTTAATAAGCAAGACCTTTTTAAACCTGTAAACGCCTGAAATTGGCTACGCCCTATTTATCCTTGCTTCCATCTTATTGTTGAGTATTTAAGCAGATTATTTGTTTGCGACGACTATGATCAGCCCAACATTTTACCTGAAACGCAAGTACAGAAAGGCCTATATTTGACCTAACCGCCTCCGTTTCCATCCTAACAGGGCGTACGAGTTTTTTGAGTATGCAAAGACTGGACATGAAGCAGCTTCTCTCGCAGAAGCTGTCGCCCCAACAGATACAATTCATTAAGCTGCTGCAAATTCCGACGGCGGAGCTGGAAGCCCGCATCAAGGAAGAGCTGGAAGCTAACCCTGCTTTGGAGGAAGGCGACGATGCCGACGACGAAGTAGAAGATCAAGAGCGTGATGACGACTCGGCTGATGAAGCTGATGATTTCGACGACCCCGATGCCGAGTTTGATAATCCAGACAACACACTGGACGAGGACTTCGACAACGACAACCAAATCGAAGAGCAACCGGAAATAGATTTGTCTGCCAAGGACGAGCCCACAGAGCAAACCGAAACCAGCAACGACGACCTCGACCTGAGCGACTACCTCAACGACGACGAAATAGCGGGTTACAAGATGCAGGGCGACGGCCCGGGCGAAGACGAAGACGACCGGGAAATGCCCCTGGCCGATACCAGCGGTTCCCTTATCGACAGCTTGATCGACCAGCTAGGTTTTGCCGACCTTGATGAAAAACAGGAAGCCATTGGACGCCAGCTGGTTGGCTCCATCGACAACGACGGCTACATTCGCCGCGACTTATCGGCTATTGCTAACGACTTGGCTTTCTCGCAGAACATCGAAGCTTCAGTGCAAGAAATTGAAGCGGTACTGCACTTGGTACAAAGCTTCGATCCACCGGGCATTGGCGCACGAGACTTGCAGGAATGTCTACTGCTGCAACTCGAGCGCCGTCCGCAGGACGAAGCAACCGAGCACGCCGAACGGATTCTGAACGAGATGTTCGATGAGTTCACCAAGAAGCATTATCAACGCATTCAGCAGCGGCTGGACCTAGAAGACGACGAACTCAAGGATGCTATTGCGCTCATTCTGAAGCTGAACCCCAAGCCCGGCGGCAGTGGTCCGGTAGGCGGCGGCAAGGTGCAATACGTCATTCCTGACTTTATCCTGACCAACGACAACGGCGTATTCAACCTCACGCTCAACTCGCGTAATGCCCCCGATTTGCGGGTATCTCCGGCGTACACAGAAATGTTCCGGGCTTACGATAAAGGCGCCAAGAAAGACAAGAAGCTAAAGGAGGCCGTCACGTTTGTAAAGCAAAAGCTGGATTCGGCCAAGTGGTTTATTGATGCCATCCGGCAGCGCCAGAACACGTTGCTCCGGACCATGGATGCCATTGTGCGCTACCAGCGGGAATTCTTTCAAGAGGGCGACGAAAGTAAGTTACGTCCTATGATTCTGAAGGATATTGCGCAGGAAATCAATATGGATATCAGTACCGTGAGCCGGGTAGCCAACTCGAAATCGGTGCAAACAGAGTTCGGCATTTACCCCCTCAAGTATTTCTTCTCCGAAGGCATTGCCACCGACTCAGGCGAAGATGCATCGAGCCGAGAGGTGAAGCACATTCTGAAGGAAATTATCGAAGGCGAGAAGAAAGACCGTCCTCTCTCCGACGATAAGCTGGAAAAGATGCTTAACGCCCGCGGCTACAATATTGCTCGCCGCACAGTCGCCAAATACCGCGAACAGCTGAACATTCCGGTGGCTCGCCTGCGTAAGGAGCTGTAAAAACCCTATTTTTCAATTTCGTTCACTTGAGCTACATGCTGAAGCTAAAAAGACCCGAAGCAAACTGCTTCGGGTCTTTTTATGGTGATATACAGTCTCTTACTGCTTCACCACGCGTTGGGTAGCGGTTTGACCGTTGCCTTTCACTTGCAAAATGTAGGCACCAGAAGCTAAGGTAGCCGGCGGCTGTACGTCAAGCTGTTGCGCGGCGGCGCGGGCCGTGATGCGGTGCACTACCCGGCCCTGCATGTTGGTAAGGGTAAGCACGGTACCGGCCGCAGCCGGGCGGTCCAGTTCCACACTTAGCTTCTCACGAAATGGGTTAGGATACGCATTGCGCACGAAGCCGTTGGCGGCTACCGCCGCGCCGCGAGTGCTGAGTACGCGTAGCGCATCGGTGGTGTAGAGGCCACGACCGTGGGTGGCGGCCGCCACTTGCTTGTCAGAAGTTCGCATGCGTAGCATATCCACCCGAACGTTGGCGAGGCCATTGTTGGCAGGCTGCCAGCTTACGGTGCTAGCGGCAAGGTTGTCGGTGGCCCACACGCCCAGTTCGGTGGCCAGCATGATCCGGGTACCGTCGGCGGGGTCGAATAAAGCCCACCGGACAGGCATGTCAGGTAGATTGCCTTCTACATTGCGCCACGCCGTGCCGCCGTTGGTGGTTTCCCACACGCTAGTCACGCCATAGTTGGAGTACGTCACAACTAAATGTTGCTCATTGTTGCGGTCTACGGCTACACAAGACACGGAGCCCGGGGCTGGGCTAGCTGCCGGCACCCGAATCTCCGTAATAACTGGTGCCCGCGGCGCCACATTCAGCGTGGAGTCAATGCGTAACACCTTACCCGAGTTGGTACCCACATAGATGCGGTTGGCAACGCCCGGCGACACGGTGACGTGCGTAACGGTACCAGCGCCTGGCAATGGCACCGCAGTAGCCGTAGTACCCGCCGTAGTGGTAGCGTTTAGCCAGCGAAACATCTGGTTGGCACCGTAGCCGCCGTACATGGTGTTGGAGCGGCTATCGTAGTCGGTAGGGTTGATGAAGGACCCAAGCGTGGCGCTGATATTATGATTGGAGAAGCTTGTCCCGCCGTTGGTTGAGCGGCGGTACTGTGAGTACACATAGCTTGTAAACTGGAACTGAGGTTCGTCTTCGTCGATAAAGCAGAAAGCTCCGTCGCCGCCCGTGGCCGTGGTGGTGCCCACTACGCCAACCCCATTGAAGAGCTGCGTGCCGTTGTCTTGCGAGCCAGCTAAGAAGTAGTTTACGTTGGTAGGGTGCACTGCAACAGCGTAGAATTGGGTGATGTTCAGGCCTTCTACGCGCGTGCTAAAGACGGGAAGAGCCGGAGTTTCCACCGACGCATTCATCGTCACGGATACACCGCCGTCATTACCAAAATAGCAGATATCGGGTGTAGCGAAGGCAATGGCATGGTGGTCGGCGTGCAGATAGCCTGCCGAGGTACGAGCCGCCGTCCAGTTCGACACCTTCGTCCAGATAACCGGATCATCGGCCGCCGTGGTGGAACGGAACACGTCCAAGCCACCCACATAAATCAGGTCGGGGTTGGTAGGCGATACGCCGGCCAGCAGGTCGTACCAGGCCTGGCTGCTAGCTAGCGCAGTGGCATTGCCTCCGGGCAAGGTCATGGTTACCCAGGTGTCGCCACCATCGTCGGAGCGGTACAGATTAAGTACTCCGCCCGTGCTGGAGCTCTCCATGATGGCGTACACCCGCCTAGCCCGACTTGGTGCACAAGCCAACTCGATGCGTTCGTAGCCGGTAGTAGGTAGGCCGGAATTTGCCAGTGTGTTGAGCTTAATCCAGGAATTGGCGTCGCCGGAGGGCGAACGATAAATACCATCTGTCTGCCCCGCTCCGATGCCAGCCGTAGCGAACAGCGTCCCGTTGGCCGAAATCTCGATATCGGCAATGCGGTCGAGCACTGCTCCTACCCCAGCACCTAGCACTTTCGTCCAGGTGGAACCGCCATTGGAGCTGCGAAACAAGCCAGCGCGGGTGCCCGCGTACAAGTCGCCTGTGGTAGGGTGAACCAGCAGCTTCTGAATGTACTGAAAGTTTATGCCGGTGGTGCTGGATAGTTGCTCCCAGGTCTGACCGTGGTTGCTGCTCTTCCAAATACCTTCTCCCCGAATGGCATCGGCGTTCGTGAATCCTTCGCCCGTACCGAAATACATGATATCGGCGTTGCGAGGGTCCGCTGCCAATGCAGTAATAGCCAGGTTGGAAAAGAAATTGTCTACACTTTGCCAAGTAGCGTTCGGATCGAGGCCCTTGGTGGTTTTCCAGAGGCCACCACCCACCGAGCCGCACCACACGGTGTTGCCGCTAGGATCGGCGGCATCTACGAGTAGTGCACGCGTGCGGCCACCCACGTTAGCTGGCCCACGTTCTGCCCATTGGGTTAGTGTAAGGCTGCCAGAGGTAGGTCGTTGGTTGGCACGCTCGGCTAATAATCGTTGGGCATATTTCTGGGCCAACACCAACCGTTCACGCGGCACGGTACCAGTAGCAGGGTCCATGGTTAGGGCCACTTCTTGTTCGATTGCCAAATCTGGCCGATCTTCCCTATCCCGGTCTTCCTCTTCCTCCTCTTCAAACTCCCGCTCCTCGCGCAATTCTTGCGACAAGCCGGTTTTGTTAGGTTGATGCTGCCACCACCAGGTGCCACCTGCAAGGGTGCCGGCCGTAGCTAATCCAAGTAAAAGTTGCCGCCCACGGGGGCCCAATATTGTACCCATTATATCATAAAATGAAGTGAAAATCTGCTCTAACAGGGATACAGCACACGCCGTACGCACGAGGTTGCTAAAGATAGTACAAGCCGCTACAAAAGCCAGTTGGTTTAGTAGCTTTGATTGTCATTCCCAGCTTACTAGGGTCCTACTCATTCCTTGAACCGCTCTATTGCCCTTTTATTCTCAGTTGTCTGCCACCCATTACTACTTCCTAGCTACTTGTTCTATGTGGTGTGCTATGAGTTGCCGGGCGTGGTGCGGTATCCGCTTCCGGCTAACCGCTGGCAGCTGACTTGCTTGGTTGCGCTGTTCACGTTTGTACTACCGTCGGTGGGCACTGCGTTGCTGCTGTGGCGCGGCTTGATAACCGGCAGTATGGAACTACCGGAGCGGCGGCAGCGTCCGTTGCCTTTTCTACTGGCTACGCTTAGTTTCGGCGCCGCCACGCTGCTCCTGAATAGCATGCCAGAAGCGGTTGATGCCTTGTTACGGTATATGCTCCTTGGCATGACCTTAGCCGTTTTGCTGACGCTGCTCGTTTCGCTGCGCTGGAAAATAAGCGCCCACGGCGTAGGAGTTGGTGGCGCTGTTGGGTTGATGATGGTGCTTTACGTGCGAGACACCTCAACCGGCTTTCCTATTGGCTGGCTACTAGCCAGTATATTACTAGCGGGCGTGGTGCTTAGTGCCCGCCTAGCACTAAACGCGCATACCCCGGCTCAAGCGTGGGCAGGTTTCTCGTTGGGTATAAGCTTGGTATTAGGTTTGGGAGTAGGTTCCGCGTTGACTTGACTTAGCATCATCTCTCTTCCTGGTTGCAGGTAAAGTAATAGAGCCTATGCCAAACTTGCTAAAGCCTGCCTGGTACTATTTTAGTTTGCTCATCTCCTCACGTAACAACTGTTGCACTTGGTCTTGCTCGTAATCCGCTTCTGTTTGAATGTAGGGCATCAAGCGGCTCATGATGCGTTCCTGCCGCTGGCCATTTGCCAAAGCTTCGGCGTACGGAATATGCGAGAACGTAACCTGCGAGTACAGCGGGAGCCATTGCCCTGGATACTGCGCCGAGATTTTTCCTTCTATCTTTTTCTGCAGCAGAAACCGAGGGTCGGCTACTCGGTCACGCATCTCCTCGAAGTTGTAGATGGCTAAGTCGGCCATAGCGTCGGCGTCGGGTTTGCGCTGGGTTTGAAACCGTTGGAAGATAGTATGCCAATCGGAGCCGTATTGGTCTAACAGAGAATTGAGTACTGAACAGTCTTCGAAGCCGGCATTCATGCCTTGGCCGTAGAATGGCACAATAGCGTGCGAAGCATCCCCAATCAACAACACATCATCGTCGAAAGCCCACGGAAAGCAACGCACTGTGACGAGAGAACCAGTTGGGTTCTCGAAGAAATCGGCACCTAACTCGGGCATAAGCGGCACAGCATCTGGAAATACTTCCTCGAAGAAAGCCTGCACTTGCGCTGGTGTTTGCAGCGCCGCAAACGAGTGTTGGCCCTCGTAAGGGAAGAACAACGTACACGTAAATGAGCCGTCCAAATTAGGGAGGGCAATCATCATATACTGGCCACGTGGCCAAATATGTAGGGCGTGCTTTTCAAGTTGCCAAGTGCCGCCTGGACCGGGCGCAATATGCAGTTCCTTGTACCCGTACTCGAGGTAGCTCTGGGAGTAGTTGTAGCGGTCCGTTTTCTGCATAGCCGCCCGCACGGCTGAATATGCCCCATCAGTACCAAACAATCGACGAAACGGATGTATCTGTTCTTCTCCCGTAACGGCATCGCGCAACTCAATGGTATGCTCGCGCAGGTCTACGTTCAGGCACTGCTGGTTGAAGTGCAACGATACGCCTGGTTCGGCTTCGACCAGATCCAAAAGTTTGCGGTTGAGGCCAGCCCGCGACACCGAGTAAATCGCCTGATTGGCTTGCCCGTACGGCTGGTGCGTGAGTTGTCCACACTGGTCGTGCATCATACGACCGTACATCGGGATTCCCACTTGGCGCACCTCGTCGCCGATGCCTACTCCTTCCAACGCCCGCCAGCCCCGATCAGACAAGGCCAGATTGATAGAGCGACCTTCCAGCGCCCCGGCCAACCTTGGATCGGCGCGGCGCTCAAACACGTCTACCTGATGGCCGTGCCGGGCCAAGTAGAGGGCAAGCAGCGACCCAACCAATCCCGCGCCCATGAGCGTGAGTGATTCGGCTGGGGTTCCGGTAGGTGCAATGGCGGATGTAGTGGCGTCAGACATAGAGTTAACCTATACGGTGAGAGCGGCGAAGCTAGTTGTTCAACGCCAAATTTGGCGTGTCCTGTGGAAAGCAGTTCACCGGATAAAGCCGATAGTTCGACTTGTTTTCATCCCAGGTTCATCGTAATCATTTATTGCATATAAGCGAGGCGTTTAGATTTGAATTATAAAACGAAGCGGTTGAACAGCTCCCCTAATCTGAGCCCTTTCTTCTTCGTTAAGCTCAACAATCAAGCCCTTCACCTTCTACTCTTGCTTCGTTGTGGCTGATTCATCTTCTTCAACTCAACCGCCCACCGTCATGCCCATTGTTGTATTCGACCTTCAAGATTACAACTCGATTT contains:
- a CDS encoding MBOAT family O-acyltransferase gives rise to the protein MDKAEGWQRRIYLTMSIIINVAMLFYFKYANFFLENFSAVKTSLGGSALTWEKVVLPIGISFFTFEKLTYTIDVYRGVNKPLRSFWDFMLYIMLFPKMIAGPIVRFHEIASQLTDRRAFDTVDHKLAGLFRFVIGLSKKVLIANVLGQEADRIFGLNLEDVSAPLAWLGHWRIPSRYTSTFQDTRIWLLG
- a CDS encoding MBOAT family O-acyltransferase — translated: MAGALAYTFQIYFDFSGYSDMAIGLGRIMGFQFPENFNNPYVSRSITEFWQRWHITLGRWMRDYLYIPLGGNRVKPSRLYINLWTVFILSGFWHGAAWNFIAWGAFHGLFLVLDRLFLLRISKRLGAFSIVPTFLVTVVGWVLFRAETLTGALSYVKRMFSGGLGELPYFSNEFWITLAIAILFAFMAALPRVERWEVSMLFGEKLSLPRAASLTLATVALLILSAGAIIGNSFNPFIYFRF
- a CDS encoding alginate O-acetyltransferase AlgX-related protein is translated as MASLFSRFAKQFFLAVLLGLLILPAVQARFPLFEIGELGGYFERAPHPDFTWPSLLDNSYQPNLERYVEDRIGFRELLIRIRNQAAYSLLRVSKANKVLVGDDEVLLDETAIRAYLGQNFRGENVIRTDVAKFKAVQDSLARRGVLLIFAIAPDKANFYADKFPTYFKHLPRGESNYVAYAREMKSRGVNVIDLAQAFRQWKDTASYPLFPRGGIHWSGYGITLAADTLFRYIEQRGHIDLPDYSVDRVDISDKLRDSDNDVARAMNLLYEPTPYNMAYPNVVFQDPKPGQEKTDLLLVADSFGWGLIGFYPYLPKLFKEDFQFWYYNQAVAKGNPTEPGGAPVDRPVDRKTEMLNHRVIIVMYTQHNLGGFDGGFTAEAYNLLCPYSAADSSRIQAIKQELKQSVIIQDQLWEKANTTNQSYDQLLHEMAVSQFELSKLQ
- the asnS gene encoding asparagine--tRNA ligase — translated: MSDLRKTSVQDLLRSTDLDREVLVRGWVRTRRGNKYVQFIALNDGSTIHTIQVVADAEIFPEENLKEVTTGSCLAVRGKLVASQGKGQAVEIQASEIEVLGTTNPEEYPLQKRGSDQKGISLEALREIAHLRPRTNTFGAVLRIRHAMAFAIHKYFNDNGYFYVHTPIITGSDAEGAGQMFRVTTLPEQNPPLDEAGQVDYKQDFFGKATNLTVSGQLEGELAAMALGKIYTFGPTFRAENSNTARHLAEFWMIEPEVAFNDLHDNMDLAEDFLRSLVRYALEHCADDLQFLNDQYDKELLNRLKFVVDNEFQRLTYTEAVEILKSAKQKFEFPVDWGTDLQSEHERYLVEKHFKKPVILTNYPKEIKAFYMKLDDDGRTVRAMDVLFPGIGEIIGGSQREEDLQKLVTRMREMHVPEEDLWWYLDTRRYGTAPHAGFGLGFERLILFVTGMSNIRDVIPFPRFPKSAEF
- the rpoN gene encoding RNA polymerase factor sigma-54 — translated: MQRLDMKQLLSQKLSPQQIQFIKLLQIPTAELEARIKEELEANPALEEGDDADDEVEDQERDDDSADEADDFDDPDAEFDNPDNTLDEDFDNDNQIEEQPEIDLSAKDEPTEQTETSNDDLDLSDYLNDDEIAGYKMQGDGPGEDEDDREMPLADTSGSLIDSLIDQLGFADLDEKQEAIGRQLVGSIDNDGYIRRDLSAIANDLAFSQNIEASVQEIEAVLHLVQSFDPPGIGARDLQECLLLQLERRPQDEATEHAERILNEMFDEFTKKHYQRIQQRLDLEDDELKDAIALILKLNPKPGGSGPVGGGKVQYVIPDFILTNDNGVFNLTLNSRNAPDLRVSPAYTEMFRAYDKGAKKDKKLKEAVTFVKQKLDSAKWFIDAIRQRQNTLLRTMDAIVRYQREFFQEGDESKLRPMILKDIAQEINMDISTVSRVANSKSVQTEFGIYPLKYFFSEGIATDSGEDASSREVKHILKEIIEGEKKDRPLSDDKLEKMLNARGYNIARRTVAKYREQLNIPVARLRKEL